CAAGCCATTATACCTTAATAATAATGAGTACAAGTTGCACCTTGACCTTGActtctaaataccattctccaTTAAAGGAATGAGGACTACTCAGAAAAATGCCTGAACAGATACAGGGACAAAGTATCCGATAagctgaaatatatttttgtgttagaaactaagaaacaatagaaatataTCAAAAGAATACAAAAGTCTAATTAAAATAACTACCTAAATCTGTGATACTCTGGGCACCAAACTAAATGCTGGTAGCATTTATTGAACTGAATAAGAAACCAAGGGTCTATGTATAAATGCAAATGGTAAATAGAAAATTTGATGTgcaatgaaatatttgtttttgtttttgaatggtATAGTTAATAAGGGAAATGTCTTAATACTGACTTAGAATGGAAATGTGCACTACTAATGCAAtaaaggaagatgaagatgacAAAACAGTTTTGGATCTTGTTGTGGTTTTGTTTGAAACAGCGACACTTCGGTCAGGGTACCTTTTACCGGACACTAAAGCACATGGAGATAGAATAGAAAGAATGCTTCGCCTCAGCTTAAACATTGACCCTGACGCAAAGGTGGAAGAAGAGCCCGAAGAAGAACCTGAAGAAACAACAGAAGACACAGAGCAAGACGAGGAAGAAGACATGGACGCAGGGACTGAGGAAGAAGAACAAGAAACAGCAAAGGAATCTACAGCTGAAAAAGATGAGTTGTAAATTATACTTTAACCATTTGGATCCTGTGTGAAGAGGGAATGTGAAATTTAAGTCATTTCTTTTGGGAGAGACTTGTTCTGGATGCTACCCCCAGTCCCTTCCTCCCCTGCACTGTAAAATGTTGGGATTGTGGGTCACAGGAAGAAGTGGGTTTTTTAgttgaatttttttaacattcttcttGAATGTAAATTTGTACTATTTAACTGACTATTCTTGGTGTAAAATCTTGtcatgtgtataaaaataaaaaagaccccaaattaaaaagaaaaaaaatgaatctcaaaaacacagCTCATAACCCGAAGGATCTTACATCTCCTTGGAGCGAGTGTACTGAACTGTGAGAACTCCAGGATTTCTTCACCCAGCATATTTTTCCATCTCATGCACATGGTAGCCAAGTAGCTGTGGAGAAAATGAAGAGAGGAGTGCAGACCAGCTCTCCTGTCTCTAGCTTGGTTGTGACAATGCTACTAATTGCTAATGGGACTATCAGAGGAAGAGCAGGTAGCTAGCTGAGAAAGACAATGTTCAAAACGGTAAGTTTGGAAGATTTTACATGCAGGATGTTCAGGAAACAGGTGGTTTCACTGGCTTGAAACTTAAGAGAATTAATTTGGTGCTGAAAAGCTAACTACATGAGTTGGTAACTGATCAAAGGAAAccgaagaaaaagaaaagaagtaggtgAAAGACTGTCCAGAAATGAACTGAGAAAAGGCTTTAGGCTGCTTGTAATAGGACAGCTTATAAGCAAGGACAATTATGAGCAAATGAGATAagcaaaatattaactttttaaaaatcatgacctATTCAAAAGTCAACATACAGTAGGATGCTCTACCAAGTTAATAGAATGTTATCACAAAAAGGTTATTTATGAAAGTGTATAATAACATTGtcgatggaaaagaagccataatccataaaataatttaaagagatttattctgagcaaAATTTGAGTACGATGACCTAGAGCCATACTCAAGAAGCctgaagccacacccaagaagccttgagcaactCTGGTggagttacagtttggttttatacattttagggagacaggaattgcaggtaaagttataaatcaatacatggaaggcatacattggtttggtccCAAAAGAAGGGACATCTCAAAGCCAGGGCGTACAGATTATAAATTGGTCTAAAGACTCTTTAGCTGACTTAAGTTGAACCATCTTAAATTGGGGGCTTCagtaaacttctttctaaaaagggaCACAACCCTGAAAAGGATTCCCTTCCACTTCTTAAGACAAACATTCGGACAAGTCCTAGGGTCCTCAACAAATGCGTGGATCCCCGCGCCCCTGAAGAGGGTACCACAGAGTTCCTGTGCTATTCTAGACCTAGGTCGTCCCTGCTGGAGGGTCCCTGTTCTGCTGACCTGATCTCCGAGGGCGTGACAAATGGGTCTGCCTACAGTGGTCGGCGCTGTGGCTCTGATGACTCTGGTCACCGCCCGCGCACAGCGCCTGTGGGGGGCGCACCCCGCGCGGTCCGAGGCGGCAGCGGGGCGGGGCCGCGCCCGGCGGGAGGCGGGAGGCTGAGGGGCTGCGAGGCGCAGGCGCCGCCTACCGCCGGAAGTGACACACAAAAGCGGGGAGCGGGAGGTCCCTCGCGGCTTTCGCCAGCACCACGTCTATGAAGTCTGTCTCCACTCGTCTTCCGGAAGCCAAGGGGACAGAGCCGGACGCCGGAAATGAGTGAGACTTGCAGCTGCCACCACCGCCGTTATAAAGCCCAAAAGCCGCCGCGCCGCCGGTGCCGCCCGGATCGCCCGGCCTTTTTTCTCCTGCAGACTCGGCTCCGCCCGTCCAGGTGCAGGTTACCAAGTGCCGGGCGCCGAGCAGCGACGGGGACACAGGGCCCGAGAGTGCCAGGCAGAGTGTGAAGCCGATACTGCCACGCTGGGGAGGCGCTGTGAGTCCGCGACCGAGGGCGGGAGGGCGCATGAGGGAGAAGAAGGGGCATCTGCGGGGAGTCGGCGCAGGGGGAGCGAACAGCGAGGGAGGGACAGGAGCAAGGCGTTCCCCACTTagcaggtttttaattttttttttacatatacatgtatttattaggtttccattttttgtgccttcacaaaattaaaaaggcttcattttaataacaataacaatgtttaaaatgaggactaaaaacaaaaaccttctaaagaacgaaggaacataaatacattcagaaaaggaatcagacaattgctacatcgaaatattaagcaataataataataatgcaaagaaagcaacattcacgttgtcaaataagaatatgtctattatgGTATGTTTtgattctgagattcagtatggagtcatcagttaacttcttatttttttttcagtgtcaaaaaatagacaactaatattcataaataaaagtaaaagataattttgaaaaacagatcatgccaaatcttgtagacaatagaaaaagaagaaatacttcaaaatcattctacttgatctgggtacacctgatattaaaattggagaagttttttttttttcagttttttggggggccgggtttgaacccaccacctccagtatatggggccaggccctactcctttgagccacaggtgccacctgatacAAGTTTCATGATGAGAAGTTTTTATAGGTTGACTTCTCATTCCTTTGTGGATGAGGAGGATGGAGAAGTTGAGGGGAGTGAAATAGGGGAGAGACATAACTTGAGTAGATCAGGGAGAGACATAACTAAGATGACGGTCCTGTACCCTGCATAGActgggctttctttccttttcagtgTGTCCCAGTGCTGAGGAGACTGCCTAGCGCCAAGTCATCGCTGGAGGAATGAGTGGATTGTTTTTAGGAGGTGTTGGAACTGGCTATAAGTCACAGATGATGAATTAAGCGGCATGAAAGCCCTTAATTGTGTCATTTTCCCAAAGGGAATCAGCCTCTTTTTAAAAGGCAGGTCTAGAAAAGGTAGAAAGTTGGATTTTTGCAGGCAAGAAAGATGAAAGGAGACTAAGGTAGGCTGTTCCGAGTGGAGCTATACAGGTTTGTGATTAGTGGaattttctttggggggggggaaatAAAGGCAAAAAGTTATTGAATAGACAGGGAGAAAGTTTAAAGTGGCTTGTCCTTCCTGAATAGGAGGAAGAATTGGCGTTCTGAGGGTGTAAATGAGAAAGATAAAGGGTTAAATGTcagactgtatttttcagatggcAGGGTATTTCTGGTGATAAGTTCTGGAGTGTGACAGTAACTGAACTGAAATGAAGGTACAGGGATCTAAAATGAGAAGGGATAAGCAGTGGGAGGCCAAGCTGGTGGCTGCTCTGTCCCTGGATGTTGGAGCCTCCAGCTGATTTCTCCCACCTCAAGCTCCCTTCCCAGGGCCCACTCCCACCTCCTTCTCCTCAAGCTTAGAGACTGTAGCTATGAGCTTGCCAGACACACTGTCTTAGAGTGAACGGAGCCCAGAGTAAGAGCcaagaaatgaatagaaaaataaaactgatggcATCACTTAAGCCGCATTGTGAACCCTACTGCCTGAGGACAGTCTTGCTCCCTGACCTTTTCAGGCACCTGAGTCAAcaaatcgcattaatgtacacagctatgacttaatattaataataagaaaacccaagagattattattattgttgaaaATCTGTTGTATTTGCTTCCAGTTACATCCAAATCCCACCTTGCAATAGAAAAGGACTCTCCCTTCTTGGTTTCCTCTTGCAAGTAGTGGGCTCAAAGCACCTATTTTAAAGGGTAGGTAGGACTAATATTGGTCATTACTGACCTTTTTCCTGTTGAATTTGGTAATAACTGCCAAACAGATATGCCAAGGTTGTGCAATGCTGTGTTTTGCTGCAGATCCCAAGATAACGGGTCTTGATAGTCATCTCAGCAAACATCATTTTGTTCCTTAAGAAATCCTGTTGTCTCCTGAGGACTTCCACACAGACCCATCCTCCTTACATCCTTATTCTCAAGTCCTTGACTCCAATGACTGCTACCGTTAGCAACTCTCCCTGCATCAGCCTCTAGCTCCTCCCTCCCAGGAGCACCTGCTAAATCCCCCTCCCACATGAGGGTCTGTATAGGACTGTACAACAAGTGCCTCAAAGCTTCCATTTTGGGTCAGGGAACATAAAAGCCATTAATAACCCCTGATCCCAAGAGCTCAGAACTTCCTTGAAGACTAAACTGGCAAGttaacttttattccttttggAGTCCCCATTGGCAGGAAGCAGAAGCAGCAATCAATAGCTTGGGAGATTATCCTACCAcaaatgaaaattacataaaGAGCAAGAATCTCCATAGAAGAAAATTGACCTCCCTTGTAATTGTCAGCACAACCTCCTCTCTTAGAGTGATGCCTTGGTAACCTTGTATAATAATTAAGTGGGATTACTGTTGGTGCCACCCTATTTTGGGTGGGTCACACCTGGATGCGCTGTGAGTGCAAATTCTGTCTCACTGCCTTATCCAGTGTTTCTCTGAGTGGAAGGAAGCAAGTATCTGGGCACCAGGTATGTCGTGTTCTGTGACCTCAGGCCAACTCCGCCTCTTTAAGGCATCACATTTCCCTTCGTTAGAAGTCTTCAGGCAATGGCTATATGGAAAACATGGCAGAGGGAGAGTTAAATGCTCTGAGTTCCCTAGTCTTGCTTTTTCTACCAACTGGGTGTCTAAATCTATGATGTTCAAGCTATGAGAATCAAATTTGAAAGGCTGTGTATGcctttaattatattaattaaatatattaataaaactagaaattaaatcTTGTAGCCTGTAAAtatgctttaaatatattaataaacatgtttataaaactagaaattaaatcTTGTAGCCTATTGAATATGCTTCCTCTATAAGCCTGGCTGTCCTCCTAGGAGTGAAAGGTTGCTTCTTTTGTCCTAAGGTCTGGGAGCTATGTCAGAGTGGAGACTATAGTGGAGGCAAGATACTGCAACTAGCTTCTCCTCCTCTCTAAGTTTGGAATGAACATTGGCAATATTATGTCAGGGGATTCTCAGAGATCCTTTCACTTTACCATGCATGGTGAACCCACACTATCTTTACCTTCACACcagctctctccttttctttggatacttcaatctccaacttctgatatatatgtatttttttgaaacagggtctcaagctgtcgccagctcacagcaacctcaaactcttggacttaagcaatcctcttgcctcagcctcccaggtagctgggactacaggtgcttgccacagcacctggctatttcttggttgtagtcattgttgtttgacaagcccaggctggattcgaacctgccagctcctgtgtatgtggctggtaccctagccacttgagctacaggtacgaagctgatatttatttaattatttatttatgacagaatctcactttgtcaccttcggtagagtgctatggcatcatagctcacagcaacctcaaagtctagggctcaagtctcttgcctcaacctcctgagtagctgggactacaggtgcctggtacaatacacagctatttttagagattgggtctcactctggctcaggctggtcttgaacccatgagctcaggcaatccacctgccttggcctcccaagggctAGGATTGAAGATGTGACCCATCGCACCCAGCCACTCTGATATTTGTCTTACTAGTCATCACTCCACTGAGCCATTAAACAGGTTTGACCTTAACAATGGATATGGATGATGAGGAGGATCCATTTGTCACCTTTGGCCACTTTGCCTTTGATGAACTGAGTGGGGTGTCCCAAGAAGAGACCCTTGTGTTAGGATGGCTTGTAAGAAACCTCCAATGACACTGCCTCTTGGTATTTACACACTTGTGTATCACCCTCCCCTTAAATGTAGGTGGGACTTAGTGATTTGCTTCCAACCAGGAGACTAAGGAAAAGACGACAGGATATATTTCCATTTTGAGTTTACAAAAGATAGTAACTTCTATCTTGCTTACAGACTctctcctttcctggctttgatgaAGAAAGCTGCCACACTAGGAAGGCGCACATGATGAGGAACTGAGGGACATCTCTAGACAATTCCAGCCAACATCCAGCAAGGAACTGATGGCTTCAGTTCAACAAGCATTGAAGAACTGATGGCATCAACAGCTACGTAAGTGAGCATAGAAGTGTATCTTTCCCACTTGAGACTTAAGAAGAGACCTCAGCCCCAGCTGACAACCTGCTTGCAGTCTTGTGAAAGACCCTGATGCAGAAAACCCAGCTAGGCCTCACCTggattcctgacccacaaaaactgtgagataataaatagacattttttaagccactaaattttgagGTATCCATTACGATAGATGACTAATATACCCCTAAATCACTGTAATCTTAGTGTAAGATGTAGCATGGCTAGGGACAAAAATCACCTCTCCCAAGGAAGATGATAGTGTGTCTTATGATATCCCTGCAGATACTATCTTTGTGATCAGAGACCATCCCTTGTACTCTTATACtgaaacagtctcactgttgTCTCCACAGCCCTTACTAGTAGCTGCCAGGAGGTAAGGGCTAAGTACAGGAATGGCAGGTGTAAGATGACCAGGATGGGGTCATGAGTAGGGATGATGGAGTCATTATTttccctcttcatttttttttcttacccacTTCCTTTCCCGTTACATTTTTcttactgtcttctttttttccccaaatccttGGTAGCTGCTACCTGATGACCAATTGCTTGCTGCAAGTGATTGCCAGGTGGTCTATTGCTCTTACAATGATAGCATCAAGCCAAGCATCTTAAAGAAATTCCCCAGGGACAgggtctttccttttcttctaaatgCCCTCACAATCAACACGGCCTTATAGTCAAGCTCAAATTGTGCTTTccagacacagtacctcactaTGCATAATAGATTTTGCAATAAGACCCACCCATTTCCTAGACCTTGCCCCTATCTACAGGAGAAAAACCCATCCATACATGTTCCACTCAATAAAGTTCAACTGCCAGAAACTGTGGaatatgtaactttttaaaaaataaaaggaaactactGTTTTCAGGAAAGTATTTTTATCCCTGGATCCTTTCAGAGCTACCTAGTCTGTCCTGTATACGGCTTCAAAAAggatagagaaaagggaaaggggaactTCCATTTTCATTAGGGGAAGGTGGGGAAAATGGcacattctccatacttcttgaGGGAAAGAAGGCTGGCCCTTAGGAGCAGTAACAGTTATTCCTCACCACGAGATCCAAGAGGAAGGTTTCTCCCTCCCACTGATCTCAGGGCCTAAACACCCCCATGCTTCCAATTCTAAAACTTCTGGAGGCAGAAAGGGGAATTTCTGGCTTTACTGTGCTGGAGTAATTTACCCCACCCTATAGCTGTAAATAGTTTAGAGTGGTTAGGGAGCAGGTGAAAAGATGGCTTGAGCCAAGGTCTGTACATTAAGGATTTTCTCACTTTGAAAAGGCTTGAAAGTTTTAGCATAAACTTTTTGTACCTTTTATGGTATTTTAATTGCAAGACGTATAAGAAGGCTCTTATAGAGGATTCTAGGTTAAGACTGAGAAGGGTCATTATCAGCTTCCTGCATGGAACTCATCATCATTTAGAAGCTTAATGAGGCAAAGAATAGTAAGAGCATGCCCTTGGCAAGCacttgaaaactttttttctctcccaatCTCCTTTAGGCTATTCGGCCTCTTGGGGCTCTCAGATATAGCCCCTTCCACCCATACAGTGTTCCACACTGctgctctctctttcttctctctaccaatccctctttccccttcccgaTATTTAAAAACTCTCCTTCTGTTTTACAGAGCAATTGTGATAAACTTCAACCCTCGTGACCAAACACATCCTGATTTCAGGAGCAGAATTCTTTTTAGCATCATGTGACCTCTAATGAGCACAACTGAAGTTCCATTTAGCAATGCCTTTGGATTTGAATCACACTTATGGTTACTTCCTCCATGCAAGGTTTAACAATTTTTTCCCCcatctattttctaaatttacacCACAATTTCTATTGGCTCCACtatactttttggttgcagccatcattgttgtttggtgggcccaggctggttttgaacccgccagctcaggtgtatttgtctggcgccttagctgctcgaGCCACAGGTTCCGAGCCGGCTCcactatactttttaaaacaatgtcaCTTTTCTAGatgatgtatgtgtatttgttttcttcccccaGGTTACCCTGTCTTTGAATAGTTGTAACacttaaattttccttctttagaTCATAAACTGCTAGCAGGGTGCTGTAGCTCAGTACAGTGACCGCCCTGCAAATGGGAGGCTGTGAGTTTGaacctcacctgggcctgattaagaaaaaaaaagaaagatagatagattATAAACTGCTGAGATGAAGCCCTGTGTCATTTCCTCACCTCCCACTGAGTCCGATGAATCTATTTTGGCCACAGACACCTGATCCTGTTCTTCCCCTGCACATGGTTAGGGTTTAGTGGTGATGCCAGCTCCTTTCTCAGCCTGACTTCTGCATCCACACCTTCCCTATTATTTCTAcctaaaaaagagggagacttcacATCTGCCTCCTTGCATCTACCCTCCCTAGACTCTAAGAGGTCTCTATGTTCAGAAAAATCTCTCCATATAGCCTTGCATCTCTGATACTGTTGTTTTTTCTTGTGGTGTATGTTTGTTTGTAACAAGCCTGGTCCTGACAACTTCTAAGGTTACTAGGACTCACAACTGTGAAAACATCCTTTAAAGTAAGATAAGCTCCACCAACATATTTCCAAGTAAGAAGAGGTTATAAAAATGGCTCACTgaacacacagtagaacctccggaGTTGACCACCTCTTTTCATTGCCCACCTGCTTCAATTGACCTAATTTGCACAGACGAGACATGCACCCCACGTGTaggtatcagtacagtaagcctagttcttatgttgacctcctctgtatgttgacccATTTGTTACAGTccgttgggtggtcaacttacagaggttctactgtgttctttaaaaatggccatgctcggggaaaaaaaagtaagttttagaAACTGCTCCAGATTAAAGGAAACTAAAGACAAATAACAACCAAATGCAATATCTAATTCCAAACTGGATCCTGTAATGGATATGAACAAAGGATATTTGTGGATAAATTGACAACAATGGAATATGTCTAAGAGATTAGTTAAAAGTTCCATACCAGTGCTAAATGGCACTGCTAATTTACGTTGATAAGTTTACAGGGGATGATTGAGAATGTAAGaggatttttttattaagaaatacaccatgaaatattcaAGGAGAAATTGCATGATGTATgagaaattatttacaaatattcagGAACATATGTGtatttccgtgtgtgtgtgtggagagagagagagtaaaaaagagagagggaaacgatagggaaggagggagggagagaaacagatcACAAATGAGTCGAAACTTTAATGATAGTTAAATCTATAAAGAGTATACTGTTGTTGCCATCCATACAACTTTTCTATGAGTTCAATTACTTTccaattaatacattttaaaaacagaccaTTGACTATATTGTCTTGAGACTTTTAGTTTTGATTCCCACAGTTGCCACGCCACACCCAGACCCCAGTTGTGTGTGATGAtggcaatgtttttgttttttttttttagggacagagtttcactttgtcactgtcagtagagtgctgtggcatcacagctcacagcaaactgcagctcttgggcttaggtgattctcttgcctcagcctcccaagaagctgacactacaggtgtccaccacacagCGGCTATTTTCGTTGTTCTTACcatttggctggggtcaggttcgaaactgccactctcggtatatggggctggtgccctactcactgagccacaggcaccaccctgatgaTGCCAATTTTAACACAGTGGTCTCAGGTTCTGTCCCTGTCAAGAACCTAGGATTCTCTTTCCACATTTGAAGCATGCTGACATTTCAACagagttttacaaaatattgGAGAAGAATACtcccaaattgttttttttttaatacataatataaaacaaaaatggacCGAAGTTTTAAAGAACCATATTTATAGCAAGTAACCTCTAGTTCTTATTTAGTGCCAGCATGTCATTTGTCTTCTGGAGTTTTGTGGTTTGAAAAAAACCCTGGTTTGCAGAGGTTTTTCTGCTAAGTCAGTTATCTGGATTTTCATCTTCCAAAAATGTGTTTACCTCTTCTACTGTATCCTCTCCTGTTCTTGTCTTTCTTAAGCACttactatatatatacattttttttaagagacagagtctcaccttgtcgccctcacAAGGTgagctgtggagtcacagctcgcGGCAAACTCCAGCcgttgggcttaggcaattctcttgcctcagcctcctgagtagctggggccacaggcacccaccacaacacccagctatttttttttttttttgcagtttggccagagctgggtttgaaacgACCATCctcctcagtgtatggggccggcaccctacccactgagctacaggtgccacccagcacttactatttttaaattttttactttttaaacagttttattcaTAGTTCACATACCATACACTTTGTATATAACTAAGTGATTTTCAGCATGTCACAGGGTTATACATCCAGCACCAAAGtcaa
Above is a window of Nycticebus coucang isolate mNycCou1 unplaced genomic scaffold, mNycCou1.pri scaffold_71, whole genome shotgun sequence DNA encoding:
- the LOC128579240 gene encoding endoplasmin-like, producing MEMCTTNAIKEDEDDKTVLDLVVVLFETATLRSGYLLPDTKAHGDRIERMLRLSLNIDPDAKVEEEPEEEPEETTEDTEQDEEEDMDAGTEEEEQETAKESTAEKDEL